Proteins from a genomic interval of Thermocladium sp. ECH_B:
- a CDS encoding carboxylate--amine ligase encodes MEQSTSLLEVKLKSIPRDSRNMLILSCPEPSLASVVSIEYVIDALKMEEIGAIKIGSISPVITVIEGVAKLPYRLFYKKDNNLVTIRQHVPIPPNAYKLFIEKILDWADENGITKVVCLTSIPALGDNETDNIYFVTEESHVQEFKSLGLVPLSEATLTGLEAEFLDAVLSRGTLTGALLLAEXKLLTSINNLIKTGRIASSQDVLYILNQTVGRFGPDVSAAIKLIKGISLLTGINIPIDNLEDHAKKYAFLIEKNLEEYFKQPEKERVPTVL; translated from the coding sequence ATGGAGCAGTCGACATCTCTCCTAGAGGTTAAGTTGAAGTCTATTCCGCGGGACTCAAGGAACATGTTGATACTGTCGTGTCCAGAGCCGAGCCTGGCCTCTGTGGTCTCCATAGAGTACGTCATAGATGCGTTGAAGATGGAGGAGATAGGGGCCATTAAGATAGGCAGCATATCGCCGGTGATAACGGTTATAGAGGGAGTCGCTAAGTTGCCCTATAGGTTATTCTATAAAAAGGATAATAATCTAGTCACGATTAGGCAGCACGTTCCAATACCTCCCAACGCGTATAAATTATTCATTGAGAAGATACTGGACTGGGCGGATGAGAACGGCATAACCAAGGTGGTTTGCTTAACCTCGATCCCAGCCCTCGGCGATAATGAAACGGATAATATATACTTCGTAACCGAGGAGAGCCATGTGCAGGAATTCAAGTCCCTTGGATTAGTGCCATTAAGTGAAGCCACGTTAACGGGCCTAGAGGCGGAGTTCCTGGATGCGGTTTTATCCAGGGGAACCTTGACAGGCGCATTATTATTGGCGGAGNCCAAGCTCCTCACATCCATAAATAACCTAATTAAGACGGGTAGGATAGCGTCGTCACAAGACGTCCTCTACATACTTAATCAGACCGTCGGCAGATTCGGCCCAGACGTGTCGGCCGCAATAAAGTTAATCAAGGGCATATCGCTGCTAACTGGGATAAATATACCAATAGATAATTTGGAGGACCACGCGAAGAAGTATGCCTTCCTCATAGAGAAGAATCTAGAGGAGTACTTCAAGCAGCCGGAAAAGGAGAGGGTGCCAACGGTTCTCTGA
- a CDS encoding nicotinate phosphoribosyltransferase (catalyzes the formation of 5-phospho-alpha-D-ribose 1-diphosphate and nicotinate from nicotinate D-ribonucleotide and diphosphate), producing the protein MNDRAFHVAEENEVIRGDVTDVYFIRTLETIRKAGLEDVRVRAEFHVMGLPQGYSWGLFTGLAEVIELIRRANLRVNVYSMREGTIFLPKEPLLVIEGRYVDFAAYETPILGILRHYSSISSKAARIKSLIMDKQCLFFGARALHPSIQPMADRAAYIGGCDGVAGTLGAELLGIQASGTMPHALMIIFKHAMGDHALAWKYFDEAVPSDVPRIVLADTFLDEREEAAKAIEVLGKRLAGVRLDTPGSRRGNMRDIVNEVKWSMKAMGHDIKVIVSGGLDEASIASLRDSADSFGVGTSIAFPPSIDISMDIVEAFDEKSGKWVPITKRGKLPGFKQVHRCPGFRDVVTRWGRSIQCSDGSPTQLIEKVIDDGKPLLEERDADIRARVLKQLVELSGKEPSVVFNY; encoded by the coding sequence ATGAATGATAGGGCATTCCACGTGGCTGAGGAGAATGAAGTGATTCGAGGCGACGTGACCGATGTCTACTTCATTAGAACCCTTGAAACCATTAGGAAGGCGGGGCTTGAGGACGTGCGAGTAAGGGCTGAGTTCCACGTGATGGGGCTTCCCCAGGGCTACTCCTGGGGCTTATTCACTGGATTAGCGGAGGTAATTGAATTAATCAGGAGAGCTAATCTAAGGGTTAATGTCTACTCCATGAGGGAGGGAACGATATTTCTACCAAAGGAACCGCTCCTCGTGATTGAGGGGCGGTACGTGGACTTCGCGGCGTATGAGACCCCGATACTGGGCATTCTCCGTCACTACTCATCAATATCAAGTAAGGCAGCCAGAATAAAGAGCCTCATAATGGATAAGCAGTGCCTATTCTTCGGCGCTAGGGCGCTTCACCCTTCCATTCAACCAATGGCGGATAGGGCAGCTTATATAGGTGGATGCGATGGAGTGGCTGGAACCCTTGGCGCTGAATTACTGGGGATACAGGCAAGCGGAACCATGCCCCACGCATTGATGATAATATTCAAGCACGCAATGGGGGATCACGCGCTTGCTTGGAAGTACTTCGATGAGGCGGTTCCAAGCGATGTGCCGCGCATAGTGTTGGCAGACACATTCCTGGATGAGAGGGAGGAAGCCGCTAAGGCAATTGAGGTCCTCGGCAAAAGATTGGCGGGAGTGAGACTGGACACGCCGGGGAGCCGGCGGGGCAATATGAGGGACATAGTTAATGAGGTTAAGTGGAGCATGAAGGCCATGGGACACGACATTAAGGTAATAGTGAGCGGTGGGCTTGATGAGGCATCAATAGCATCACTAAGGGACTCGGCGGACTCATTTGGGGTGGGCACATCCATAGCCTTCCCGCCAAGCATAGACATCAGCATGGATATAGTTGAGGCGTTCGATGAGAAGAGCGGGAAATGGGTTCCCATAACGAAGAGAGGCAAGTTACCGGGCTTCAAGCAAGTGCATAGGTGTCCAGGTTTTAGGGATGTAGTGACTAGGTGGGGACGCTCAATTCAGTGCAGCGATGGATCCCCAACACAATTAATAGAGAAGGTAATAGATGATGGGAAACCGCTCCTAGAGGAAAGAGATGCGGATATTCGGGCTAGAGTGCTTAAGCAATTAGTTGAGTTGAGCGGGAAGGAGCCGAGCGTGGTCTTTAATTATTAG
- a CDS encoding DNA primase (Initiates DNA synthesis), producing the protein MGALTIVAKYLIEAAVEIQGLVDKPDIVGALFSQTEGLLGSELDLRNLQNTGRIGRIEVEVEHKGDRTVGKIYIPSNLDRYETSLLAAMLESVDKVGPYNAKVQVLKISDLREEKRKKIMDRARELLSKIEAETLPDTKEIIERFVDEMKEAELVKYGPEGLPAGPDVEKSDTVIIVEGRADVINLLKHGYRNVVAIEGASGGIPKSIVDLSKKKTIIAFVDGDRGGDLVLRELLKSVDVDYVARAPSGKEVEQLTGKEISKALRNKLPIEEYLLTIEKKERQVIEEAKQEAKEHKAEQKEAPQEVTLAGAVEVPVEKREPTPEEIKIEKPHLTPPMQLEVKVPPQVIEDMKKLEGTLEAIIYDENWNVIKRVPVRDLVDSIQQVSNAYAVVFDGVCTQRLVDAVAAKGVKLMVMSRLGNIAKVPANLQLASISDMIKTIEEAPKSPA; encoded by the coding sequence ATGGGAGCATTGACAATAGTGGCCAAGTACTTAATAGAGGCCGCAGTAGAAATACAAGGTTTGGTTGATAAACCCGATATAGTTGGGGCATTATTCAGCCAAACCGAGGGGCTCCTTGGAAGCGAGCTCGATCTCCGCAATCTACAGAACACGGGCAGGATAGGCAGGATAGAGGTCGAGGTTGAGCATAAGGGGGATAGAACCGTAGGCAAGATATACATCCCCTCCAACCTGGATCGCTACGAGACATCGCTTCTGGCCGCCATGCTTGAATCCGTCGATAAGGTGGGTCCATATAATGCCAAGGTTCAGGTACTCAAGATAAGCGACCTAAGGGAGGAGAAGCGCAAGAAGATAATGGATCGCGCCCGCGAGCTTCTCTCCAAGATAGAGGCCGAGACTCTGCCCGACACCAAGGAAATAATCGAGCGCTTCGTGGATGAGATGAAGGAGGCCGAGCTGGTGAAGTATGGCCCCGAGGGCCTCCCCGCTGGTCCAGACGTGGAGAAGTCGGACACCGTTATAATAGTGGAGGGCAGGGCAGACGTGATTAATTTATTGAAGCATGGCTACCGCAATGTAGTGGCCATAGAGGGCGCCTCCGGCGGTATACCCAAATCAATAGTGGATTTAAGCAAGAAAAAGACAATAATAGCGTTCGTGGATGGGGATAGAGGCGGGGACCTGGTTTTAAGGGAGTTACTTAAGTCAGTTGATGTGGATTACGTTGCGAGAGCCCCAAGCGGTAAGGAGGTTGAGCAATTAACGGGTAAAGAGATATCCAAGGCCCTCCGCAATAAGTTACCAATAGAGGAGTACTTGCTAACCATTGAGAAGAAGGAAAGACAAGTAATAGAGGAGGCCAAGCAGGAGGCTAAGGAGCATAAGGCAGAACAGAAGGAGGCCCCGCAGGAAGTCACATTAGCCGGCGCCGTTGAGGTGCCCGTCGAGAAGCGTGAACCAACTCCGGAAGAGATTAAAATAGAGAAGCCGCACTTAACTCCACCAATGCAGCTGGAGGTTAAGGTGCCGCCCCAAGTAATTGAGGACATGAAGAAGCTAGAGGGCACTCTTGAGGCGATTATCTATGATGAGAATTGGAACGTGATTAAGCGCGTCCCAGTGCGTGACCTAGTTGATTCAATTCAACAGGTAAGCAATGCATACGCCGTCGTATTCGATGGGGTCTGCACGCAGCGCCTAGTTGATGCCGTTGCCGCCAAGGGCGTTAAGTTAATGGTTATGTCCCGCCTAGGCAATATAGCTAAGGTGCCGGCCAACCTTCAATTGGCCTCGATAAGCGACATGATAAAAACAATTGAGGAGGCACCTAAGTCCCCGGCCTAG
- a CDS encoding DNA polymerase codes for MRIRIFPVDITYGIVNNEPEIRVFGVSEDGKHVAVAHRGFRPYFYAILSNEEAVSELRRMRNVISIEIEERKLFGKPVKVAKIIVTTPDKVRDARERAATIKGVQDVLEADIRFTLRYMIDKGIKPGWMEFEAEPSDGFGTGIDAFYRATSDPVQVESTLVPPLRYVAFDIEVYNPFGSPSPERDPIIIISMMDWSGNIKLLVNDGDEEKLIRDFVRELNELNPDILFGYNSSRFDLPYLVRRASVLGVKLPITKYGTAPEQSTYGHWSIIGRAHIDLYGVIQEMSDIKRKSLDYAAEYFGVMKRSERVLIPGHDIHRYWDDASKRDELLKYARDDAVSTLRLGEKLLPHIIQLANISGLPLDQVVEASVGARVEWMIMHEAYRAGELAPNRVEREYEPYRGAIVLEPRPGLHNNVAVLDFSSMYPSIMMRFNVSPDTLMEGECDCYVAPEVGYRFLKSPRGLYPRMLEKLVSARRSIREQMRLIEAKSPEFIYLDARQRALKIMANAMYGYCGWTGARWYRREVAEAVTAWGRSLLTSAIKFAESIGGRVIYGDTDSLFLLNDEGVISKLIEKEEKDGFEVKIDKVYDKLLLTESKKRYIGLLPNGDIDIVGFEAARGDWCDLAKDVQEEVAELVLKRGTNAAIEYVRGIIKKLREHSIDLNSLIIWKTLDKSIDEYKVIAPHVAAARKLIERGFRVGKGDQIGFVVVKGEGRLADRVVPIALIKGNEDIDIDYYVEKQVIPAAMRILEPLGVNESALREKRGGGSILDFLG; via the coding sequence TTGAGGATCAGGATATTTCCGGTCGATATCACTTACGGCATAGTGAATAACGAGCCTGAAATAAGGGTATTCGGCGTGAGCGAGGATGGGAAGCACGTGGCTGTGGCTCATAGGGGATTCAGGCCATACTTCTACGCCATCCTAAGCAATGAGGAGGCCGTAAGCGAGTTAAGGAGGATGCGGAACGTGATCAGCATCGAGATCGAGGAGCGGAAGCTATTTGGGAAGCCGGTGAAGGTGGCCAAGATAATTGTGACGACTCCGGATAAGGTGAGGGATGCACGGGAGCGAGCGGCAACCATAAAGGGCGTTCAGGATGTGCTTGAGGCCGATATAAGGTTCACGCTTAGGTACATGATTGATAAAGGCATTAAGCCTGGGTGGATGGAGTTTGAGGCGGAGCCAAGCGATGGATTCGGGACTGGGATAGATGCATTCTATAGGGCAACCAGTGATCCAGTCCAAGTGGAGTCCACGTTAGTTCCGCCACTTAGATACGTCGCGTTCGATATTGAGGTCTATAACCCATTTGGGTCGCCTAGCCCGGAGCGGGATCCAATAATAATAATCTCCATGATGGATTGGTCGGGTAACATTAAGCTGCTCGTTAATGATGGCGATGAAGAGAAATTGATTCGGGACTTCGTTCGTGAACTCAACGAGTTGAATCCGGACATATTATTCGGCTATAACTCCAGTAGATTCGACCTGCCTTACCTGGTTAGGAGGGCATCTGTGCTCGGCGTTAAGTTACCCATCACTAAGTACGGCACTGCGCCTGAGCAAAGCACGTATGGCCACTGGTCCATAATAGGAAGAGCCCATATTGACTTGTATGGAGTTATACAGGAAATGAGCGATATAAAGAGGAAGAGCCTTGACTATGCCGCTGAGTACTTTGGAGTAATGAAGAGAAGCGAGCGAGTCCTGATTCCGGGCCATGATATACATAGGTACTGGGATGATGCGAGCAAGCGAGATGAGCTGCTTAAGTATGCTAGGGATGATGCGGTGAGCACGCTTAGGCTGGGCGAGAAGCTTTTGCCCCACATAATTCAACTCGCCAATATATCGGGGCTCCCCCTGGATCAAGTTGTTGAGGCAAGCGTGGGGGCCAGGGTGGAGTGGATGATAATGCATGAGGCATATAGGGCTGGGGAACTCGCTCCAAATAGGGTGGAGCGGGAGTACGAGCCGTATAGGGGCGCGATAGTGCTGGAGCCGCGTCCCGGCCTCCATAATAACGTGGCGGTGCTGGACTTCTCCAGCATGTATCCCAGCATAATGATGAGGTTCAATGTGTCGCCGGACACATTAATGGAGGGCGAGTGCGATTGCTATGTTGCGCCGGAGGTTGGGTATAGATTCCTTAAATCGCCGCGGGGACTGTATCCCAGAATGCTGGAGAAGCTGGTGAGTGCTCGGAGAAGCATTCGAGAACAAATGAGGCTAATCGAGGCTAAGTCGCCGGAATTCATTTACCTGGATGCGCGTCAACGTGCACTAAAGATAATGGCTAATGCAATGTATGGCTACTGCGGCTGGACTGGGGCTCGGTGGTATAGGAGGGAGGTGGCTGAGGCCGTTACTGCCTGGGGTAGATCCCTCTTAACCAGCGCCATAAAGTTCGCTGAATCCATTGGGGGGAGAGTGATTTATGGAGACACCGATAGCTTATTCCTATTGAATGATGAGGGCGTGATAAGTAAATTGATTGAGAAGGAGGAGAAGGATGGATTCGAGGTTAAGATAGATAAGGTGTATGATAAATTATTATTGACTGAGTCAAAGAAGAGGTACATTGGGTTGCTTCCAAATGGTGATATAGATATAGTTGGTTTCGAGGCGGCGAGGGGTGATTGGTGCGACTTGGCTAAGGATGTCCAGGAGGAGGTTGCTGAACTAGTTTTGAAGCGGGGAACCAACGCAGCGATAGAGTACGTGAGGGGAATCATCAAGAAGCTGCGGGAACACTCCATTGACTTGAATTCATTGATAATATGGAAGACCCTGGACAAATCCATTGATGAGTATAAGGTAATTGCGCCTCACGTGGCGGCGGCCCGTAAATTAATCGAGCGCGGATTCAGGGTGGGCAAGGGGGATCAAATAGGCTTCGTCGTTGTTAAGGGGGAGGGCAGGTTAGCGGATCGCGTCGTGCCCATAGCGCTCATTAAGGGCAATGAGGATATAGATATTGATTATTACGTGGAGAAGCAAGTGATTCCGGCAGCCATGCGCATACTGGAGCCTTTGGGGGTCAATGAATCCGCTTTAAGGGAAAAAAGAGGAGGAGGCAGTATCCTTGACTTCCTCGGCTAG